A region of Polyangiaceae bacterium DNA encodes the following proteins:
- a CDS encoding protein-glutamate O-methyltransferase CheR: MSTMPLTPQLYAIFNALIEERLGIHYGPRDMDLFGSKVTVRAADAGFDSLLDYYYFLRYDPAGAEEFDALVDALVVGETYFFRELEPLVVIIRDLVTRIRNGQTEHRPRIWSAACSTGEEPYTVAILLAEHDMLDKVDIVASDISARAIQRAKAGEFGSRALREHAPIPDFARPWITRDGDRVIVSDRIRSAVDFRRINLVDDDAIRSLGTFDLILCRNVLIYFQDATARRVVDNLGRALRRGGTLLVGIAESLYRLGTSLTCEERGGVFVYRQVA, translated from the coding sequence ATGAGCACCATGCCCCTGACCCCTCAACTGTATGCCATCTTCAACGCGCTCATCGAAGAGCGACTCGGAATCCATTATGGTCCGCGGGACATGGACCTATTCGGCTCGAAAGTGACCGTACGCGCCGCAGACGCCGGATTCGATTCACTTCTCGATTATTACTACTTCCTTCGATACGACCCCGCCGGCGCAGAAGAATTCGACGCCTTGGTCGACGCCCTGGTCGTCGGCGAAACCTATTTTTTTCGCGAGCTCGAACCGCTCGTCGTGATCATCCGCGATCTCGTCACCCGCATACGAAACGGACAAACCGAGCATCGGCCTCGGATCTGGTCGGCTGCGTGTTCCACGGGCGAGGAACCTTACACCGTTGCGATATTGCTTGCCGAACACGATATGCTCGACAAGGTGGACATCGTCGCCAGTGACATCAGCGCGCGCGCCATCCAACGAGCGAAGGCGGGCGAATTCGGCTCTCGGGCATTGCGGGAGCACGCGCCCATTCCCGATTTCGCCCGTCCGTGGATCACGCGCGACGGCGATCGAGTCATCGTGAGCGATCGAATACGAAGTGCAGTTGATTTCCGGCGAATCAATCTCGTCGACGACGACGCCATTCGCTCGCTCGGGACGTTCGATCTCATTCTCTGCCGAAATGTGCTCATCTATTTTCAGGATGCGACGGCTCGCCGCGTCGTCGATAACCTTGGCCGCGCGCTTCGACGCGGGGGCACGCTTCTCGTGGGTATCGCGGAATCACTCTACCGCCTCGGCACTTCGCTCACGTGCGAGGAGCGCGGGGGCGTGTTCGTATACCGGCAGGTGGCTTGA
- the cheB gene encoding chemotaxis-specific protein-glutamate methyltransferase CheB → MTVATRKIRVLVVDDSAFARKVLREVLQKHPNIEVVDTARDGLDALEKIAEYAPDVVVLDLLMPNLDGIGVLRALPAVGAPVVVVVSTLDEQSELWREALANGAAALVHKPTALATDRLYELSNELVQRVLSGGAERIPSEPSPSQATSLRDAIANPSGRTSLVVIGTSTGGPQALTRLLTSLPANFPVPIATALHIPAGYTASLAKRIDQASAISVVEASDDLEIPPGHAVIAPGGMHLVVERRGTRAFARLQRGTFDSPHCPSVNLLFESAAAQFGSGVIGVVLTGMGDDGLAGARAIREAGGIILSEAESSCIVYGMPRCVYEAGLSAAEAPIETMGKMLMAHV, encoded by the coding sequence TTGACGGTGGCGACTCGAAAGATTCGCGTGCTCGTGGTCGACGATTCGGCTTTCGCGCGGAAAGTGCTGCGGGAGGTGCTCCAGAAGCATCCGAACATCGAAGTTGTCGACACCGCGCGGGATGGTTTGGATGCATTGGAGAAAATTGCCGAGTACGCGCCCGACGTGGTCGTGCTCGACCTTTTGATGCCAAACCTCGATGGTATAGGCGTGCTCCGAGCGCTTCCGGCGGTTGGCGCGCCCGTGGTGGTCGTGGTGAGCACGCTGGACGAGCAGAGCGAGCTTTGGCGCGAAGCATTGGCAAACGGAGCCGCCGCGCTGGTCCACAAGCCCACGGCGCTTGCAACGGACCGACTTTACGAATTGTCGAACGAGCTCGTCCAACGCGTCCTTTCCGGGGGAGCCGAACGTATACCCTCGGAGCCGTCTCCATCGCAGGCAACATCATTGCGCGATGCAATCGCAAACCCTTCGGGGCGCACGAGCCTCGTCGTCATTGGCACATCGACGGGCGGGCCTCAGGCGCTCACGCGTCTATTGACTTCGTTGCCGGCCAATTTTCCGGTGCCCATTGCGACTGCATTGCACATCCCGGCCGGGTATACCGCATCCCTCGCGAAGCGTATCGATCAGGCCAGCGCGATATCCGTCGTGGAGGCGTCGGATGACTTGGAGATTCCGCCGGGGCATGCGGTGATTGCGCCCGGCGGCATGCACCTCGTGGTGGAGCGGCGCGGGACACGGGCATTTGCACGATTGCAACGCGGCACATTCGATAGCCCCCATTGCCCGTCGGTAAACCTTCTTTTCGAGAGCGCGGCGGCGCAATTCGGCTCGGGCGTGATCGGAGTGGTCCTGACGGGCATGGGCGACGATGGCCTCGCCGGAGCGCGCGCCATTCGGGAAGCCGGCGGGATCATCCTGAGCGAAGCGGAATCGTCGTGTATCGTGTATGGAATGCCGCGTTGCGTGTACGAAGCGGGTTTGTCGGCGGCGGAAGCGCCTATCGAGACCATGGGCAAGATGCTGATGGCGCACGTATGA
- a CDS encoding NUDIX domain-containing protein, protein MRRAFSVAVYPRFKGRVLLIHHRRLGIWLPPGGEIHEGETPLEAAARELREETGLEGRFPTTSEIDGTPPGLIGYEEHIAGSKGMHMNFVFVVDVDTDDVRPNDEFEKWKWVDHFDDIGGPPNVAQLGIVALAAGK, encoded by the coding sequence ATGCGTCGAGCGTTCTCCGTTGCTGTTTATCCTCGCTTCAAGGGTCGCGTGCTGCTCATTCATCACCGGCGCCTTGGCATTTGGCTTCCCCCGGGAGGCGAAATTCACGAAGGCGAAACGCCTCTCGAAGCTGCGGCGCGCGAACTGCGCGAAGAAACGGGCCTCGAAGGTCGCTTCCCCACAACGAGCGAAATCGATGGCACTCCACCCGGGCTCATCGGTTATGAAGAACATATCGCCGGAAGCAAAGGGATGCACATGAACTTCGTATTCGTCGTGGACGTCGATACCGACGACGTGCGACCGAACGACGAATTCGAAAAGTGGAAATGGGTCGACCATTTCGACGACATTGGCGGTCCACCCAATGTCGCGCAACTCGGTATCGTGGCGCTTGCGGCCGGAAAATAA
- a CDS encoding NAD(P)/FAD-dependent oxidoreductase: MVGGGFGGLNAAMSLRSTPVRVTLVDRTNHHLFQPLLYQVATAGLSPADIAVPIRSVLSAQKNARVLLAEAKGVDLQEKRLLLDKGEVAYDYLVLAVGATHNYFGHDDWASHALGLKTLDEALSIRERMLLAFEAAERSTDPEARKRLLTFAVIGGGPTGVEMAGAFSELARHVLARDFRAIDPSATRVVLVEAGPRILSAFPEALSDRAEAQLATLGVEVHKGDPVAHIDESGIAFKDGTRLPAATVVWAAGIRGTSFAKNLGVDLDRGGRVVVGTDCSIPGHPEVFAIGDMAAMRDVHGVDVPGLCPAAIQQGNYVAATIRADLSGKPRKPFEYLDKGTMATVGRRRAIAKVKSLELSGMLAWLAWMAIHVFFLIGFRNRFVVMFNWGWQYFTWKRGARLITHTNRAEQTLLLAAAPDGPIPSARRISMPTGD, from the coding sequence ATTGTCGGTGGCGGGTTCGGGGGACTCAACGCGGCCATGTCGCTCCGAAGCACACCCGTACGCGTGACGCTCGTGGACCGCACGAACCACCATCTGTTTCAGCCGCTGCTTTACCAAGTCGCCACGGCGGGATTGTCCCCCGCAGACATCGCAGTCCCGATTCGATCCGTCCTCTCGGCCCAGAAAAACGCTCGCGTGCTCCTGGCCGAAGCGAAAGGCGTCGATTTGCAAGAAAAACGGCTTTTGCTCGACAAAGGCGAGGTCGCTTATGATTATCTCGTCTTGGCCGTCGGAGCCACGCACAACTATTTTGGACACGACGATTGGGCTTCGCATGCGCTCGGCCTGAAAACACTCGACGAAGCATTGTCGATACGCGAGCGAATGCTTTTGGCATTCGAAGCGGCCGAGCGTTCGACGGACCCCGAAGCGCGAAAAAGACTCCTTACGTTCGCAGTGATTGGTGGAGGTCCCACGGGCGTGGAAATGGCGGGGGCTTTTTCGGAGCTCGCCAGGCATGTATTGGCGCGCGATTTCCGCGCCATCGATCCATCGGCCACGCGCGTGGTGCTCGTCGAAGCAGGACCGCGCATCTTATCGGCATTTCCAGAAGCCCTGAGCGATCGAGCCGAAGCGCAGCTCGCTACCTTGGGCGTCGAAGTGCACAAAGGTGACCCCGTCGCGCATATCGATGAATCGGGCATTGCATTCAAGGACGGAACGCGGCTACCCGCAGCAACGGTCGTTTGGGCGGCAGGTATTCGCGGGACGTCATTCGCGAAAAACCTGGGCGTGGATCTCGACCGAGGCGGCCGCGTCGTCGTCGGGACCGATTGCTCGATTCCAGGTCATCCCGAAGTCTTTGCCATTGGAGACATGGCCGCCATGCGTGACGTCCATGGCGTCGACGTGCCAGGCTTATGTCCCGCCGCCATTCAACAAGGCAATTACGTTGCGGCAACGATTCGCGCCGATCTTTCGGGCAAACCTCGCAAGCCTTTCGAATACCTCGACAAAGGCACGATGGCCACCGTAGGACGCCGAAGGGCCATTGCCAAAGTCAAGAGCCTCGAGCTGTCCGGCATGCTCGCTTGGCTTGCATGGATGGCGATTCACGTGTTTTTCTTGATAGGATTCCGCAATCGTTTCGTCGTCATGTTCAATTGGGGCTGGCAATACTTCACGTGGAAACGAGGCGCGCGGCTCATTACGCACACGAATCGCGCTGAACAGACGCTCTTGCTCGCCGCAGCGCCCGACGGCCCCATCCCGTCTGCTCGCAGAATATCGATGCCAACGGGCGATTGA
- a CDS encoding response regulator, producing MTSPARVLVIDDSPTILKVVSSILARHGYDPVTARDGVAGLELIKRGPQYDLVLLDFVMPRMNGYQFCRELRSNPAHRTLPVVLMSAKGDKIRGTFVQQTGAVDAITKPFDARALVTVVEGALSKTADGRSRPTPEGEKMPEDLPPADSLVRPSVMMRHARQRAGAEFAQQVSNAIVPAILALSPEDRANEAAVMSAIARTMTNDVLASLSLVLKDFDLSDGVREAMSGDLAAVPLAEMLQVLAMQRQTGVLHVTNNRSSVIISVRQGQVDFVQARGSSDEYRLGRYFIEKGSLTREQLDDLLAQLRGASKLLGETLVDRNIITRDELVECLSKQCSELIYDMLRWPYGRFSFTKEPFRPEADMARLALNVSGLVLEGFRRVDEWRLMENTINFDQVPVIDPLALQNLAPDQLKRTEKLVLDAVDGRRTVRDIIKLTAVSSFDCVKIIYLFLQSMVLRIQN from the coding sequence ATGACGAGCCCGGCGCGTGTCCTGGTCATTGATGACAGTCCGACAATCCTCAAGGTCGTAAGTTCGATCCTGGCACGGCACGGCTATGATCCCGTGACGGCACGTGATGGCGTCGCCGGCCTCGAACTGATCAAGAGGGGGCCTCAGTACGACCTCGTGCTGCTCGACTTCGTCATGCCGCGCATGAACGGCTACCAGTTCTGCCGCGAGCTCCGGTCGAACCCGGCGCACCGCACGCTCCCCGTCGTGCTGATGAGTGCCAAGGGCGACAAGATTCGCGGCACCTTCGTCCAGCAAACCGGCGCGGTCGATGCGATCACCAAACCCTTCGACGCTCGCGCGCTCGTCACCGTCGTCGAAGGAGCGCTGTCGAAGACCGCCGATGGGCGATCACGCCCGACGCCCGAGGGCGAAAAGATGCCCGAGGACCTGCCGCCTGCCGACAGCTTGGTTCGTCCAAGCGTCATGATGCGCCACGCGCGTCAACGCGCGGGGGCCGAGTTCGCGCAACAGGTTTCCAACGCCATCGTTCCTGCAATCCTCGCGCTTTCACCCGAAGATCGCGCCAACGAAGCCGCCGTCATGAGCGCCATCGCTCGTACCATGACGAACGACGTCCTCGCGAGTTTGTCCCTGGTGCTCAAGGACTTCGATCTCTCCGACGGCGTGCGCGAAGCGATGAGTGGTGACTTGGCCGCGGTGCCTTTGGCCGAGATGCTTCAAGTGCTTGCGATGCAGCGACAAACGGGCGTTCTGCACGTCACGAACAACCGCTCCTCCGTCATCATCTCCGTGCGCCAAGGCCAGGTCGATTTCGTGCAAGCGCGCGGTTCGTCCGACGAGTATCGCCTGGGGCGTTACTTCATCGAAAAAGGATCGCTCACGCGCGAACAGCTCGATGACCTGCTCGCCCAGCTTCGTGGCGCCAGCAAGCTTCTCGGCGAGACGCTGGTCGACCGCAACATCATCACGCGTGACGAGCTCGTCGAGTGTCTATCGAAGCAGTGCAGCGAGCTCATCTACGACATGCTCAGGTGGCCTTACGGTCGGTTTTCTTTCACGAAAGAACCGTTTCGGCCCGAAGCCGACATGGCGCGTTTGGCGCTCAACGTCAGCGGTCTGGTGCTCGAAGGCTTCCGTCGTGTCGACGAGTGGCGCTTGATGGAGAACACGATCAACTTCGACCAAGTTCCGGTCATCGATCCGTTGGCGCTCCAAAATCTCGCGCCCGATCAACTGAAGCGCACCGAAAAACTCGTGCTCGACGCCGTCGATGGTAGGCGCACCGTGCGCGACATCATCAAGCTCACGGCGGTCAGTTCGTTCGACTGCGTAAAGATCATCTACTTGTTCCTGCAGTCGATGGTCTTGCGCATTCAGAACTGA
- a CDS encoding DUF3488 domain-containing protein yields the protein MRFGLVHRIMTDALAVLGILALLASGQFGTWVSGSLIVGLIVALSVRDVWERYPALKHFDAITLIGVLALQIGRLMFDPNANVLDVVIEFAAALQIIRLATRKGAAHDQQVIVLALLHLISGTVLGGGLGYGLCFLGILIVAPGALVLSHLRREVEGNYRQGARDRTGLPVDVPRILRSRRVVGRTFLGVTCLLSIPIVIFTALLFILFPRVGLSLLLLNRPHAGRFVGFSGRVDLGEVGVLRSDPTLVMRIEMPNQGEKPPDRIPLHLRGTALDHYDGRTWTQSESWKRAAETEAFIIPLDDRWPDSQLDPIMRIDLDPIDPPVLFMPPTATGLRIKPRVTVAPEPQANTFRGPEGEHRYQPLDDRGIKYEVFLSRKNAPTFRRLPSADRWRYLVLPKNMSERIRQLATTWAKDSRTQLEKAQAIESHLRKEYKYDLASPSGKDPNPLDHFLFESKRGHCEFYSTAMAIMLRTLDVPTRNVTGFVGGTYNRFGKFYAVRQGDAHSWVEAYVDGYGWLTFDPTPPADAAPKSEIVGMWAYLRDLIEATSQRWDRHVVSYDLSQQLSLFNTFRKYRRGERGTGNTGGSRNRRAFIFLAVAAVAIGGAIFYFRRKKLHAMAAIKPGDVRSPSAILATALYESLDVAMGVRGIGRSPGTPPLKHAETLASMSHPLATEIRDLTNIYIESRFGGRTLGDDDKKSFERRVRALRYPSSQNAS from the coding sequence ATGAGGTTCGGGCTCGTGCATCGCATCATGACCGATGCGCTCGCGGTGCTCGGTATCCTCGCGCTGCTCGCGAGCGGTCAATTTGGCACGTGGGTGAGCGGCTCGCTGATCGTGGGGCTCATCGTCGCGCTCAGCGTCCGTGACGTTTGGGAACGTTATCCCGCGTTGAAGCACTTCGACGCCATCACGCTGATCGGCGTGCTTGCGCTGCAAATCGGCCGCTTGATGTTCGACCCGAATGCCAACGTGCTCGACGTCGTCATCGAATTTGCGGCTGCGCTGCAGATCATCCGCCTCGCCACACGCAAAGGCGCGGCGCATGACCAGCAAGTCATCGTTCTTGCGCTTTTGCACCTGATCTCGGGCACGGTGCTCGGCGGCGGGCTTGGCTACGGCCTGTGCTTCCTCGGCATCCTCATCGTCGCTCCAGGGGCGCTCGTGCTCAGTCACCTGCGCCGCGAAGTCGAAGGCAACTATCGTCAAGGCGCGCGCGATCGCACGGGTTTGCCCGTGGACGTTCCGCGCATCCTGCGTTCGCGTCGCGTCGTCGGACGAACGTTTCTCGGCGTGACCTGCCTGCTTTCGATCCCGATCGTCATCTTCACCGCGCTGCTCTTCATCCTGTTCCCACGCGTCGGTTTGTCCCTCCTGCTTCTCAACCGTCCGCATGCGGGGCGTTTCGTTGGTTTTTCCGGACGCGTGGACCTCGGTGAAGTCGGCGTTTTGCGCAGCGATCCGACGCTCGTCATGCGCATCGAAATGCCGAACCAGGGCGAAAAGCCGCCGGATCGGATTCCGCTGCATCTGCGCGGCACGGCGCTCGACCACTACGACGGACGCACGTGGACCCAGAGCGAGAGCTGGAAACGAGCAGCCGAAACGGAAGCGTTCATCATCCCGCTCGATGATCGATGGCCCGATTCGCAGCTCGATCCCATCATGCGAATCGATCTCGATCCCATCGATCCGCCCGTACTTTTCATGCCGCCGACGGCCACGGGTTTGCGCATCAAGCCGCGCGTGACGGTCGCGCCCGAACCGCAAGCGAACACGTTCCGAGGGCCCGAAGGCGAGCATCGTTATCAGCCGCTCGATGATCGCGGCATCAAGTATGAAGTGTTTCTCTCGCGCAAGAACGCTCCAACGTTCCGGCGCCTCCCGAGCGCCGACAGGTGGCGTTACCTCGTTCTGCCGAAGAACATGTCCGAGCGGATTCGCCAGCTTGCGACGACGTGGGCGAAAGATTCGAGAACGCAGCTCGAAAAAGCGCAAGCGATCGAGAGTCATTTGCGCAAGGAGTACAAGTACGACCTCGCTTCACCGTCCGGAAAAGATCCCAACCCGCTCGATCACTTCCTCTTCGAGTCCAAGCGTGGTCACTGCGAGTTTTACTCGACCGCCATGGCGATCATGCTGCGCACGCTCGATGTGCCGACGCGCAACGTGACGGGGTTCGTCGGAGGCACGTACAACCGCTTCGGAAAGTTTTACGCCGTGCGACAAGGTGATGCGCACTCGTGGGTCGAGGCGTACGTCGATGGCTACGGATGGCTCACGTTCGATCCGACGCCGCCTGCCGATGCTGCACCGAAGAGCGAAATCGTGGGCATGTGGGCGTATCTGCGCGACCTCATCGAAGCCACGAGCCAACGCTGGGATCGCCACGTCGTCAGTTACGACCTGAGTCAGCAGCTCAGCTTGTTCAACACGTTCAGAAAGTACCGACGTGGCGAACGCGGCACGGGCAACACGGGCGGCTCGCGCAATCGCCGAGCGTTCATCTTCCTGGCCGTCGCCGCTGTGGCCATCGGCGGCGCCATCTTCTATTTCCGCCGCAAGAAGCTGCACGCGATGGCCGCGATCAAACCGGGTGACGTTCGTTCACCCAGCGCCATCCTCGCGACCGCCCTCTACGAGTCGCTCGATGTCGCCATGGGTGTGCGCGGCATCGGCCGATCCCCAGGCACTCCACCGCTCAAACACGCCGAGACGCTCGCGTCGATGTCGCATCCGCTCGCGACCGAGATACGCGACCTGACGAACATCTACATCGAGTCGCGATTCGGCGGGCGCACACTTGGCGACGACGACAAGAAGAGCTTCGAACGACGCGTGCGAGCGCTGCGTTATCCGAGCTCGCAGAACGCGAGCTGA
- a CDS encoding DUF58 domain-containing protein, giving the protein MAADRMQVEAVAGRTGTPVRRVAPPRHEPPAAQPPKEDPTAPKRPWLHRFVRSLFTWKAPRKLKFTREGKYYVGITLGVGFAAINTGNNLLYLLLGMLVSLMLVSGVMSELSLRDLTVTRRLPTRAQVGRAHLVEIEVYNHKKRVPSYAIEVEDLRAGQPADKRCFFLKISPSSAQVAAYRRTPARRGRDRHTGFRIATRFPFGLFEKSREVSSDGELVIYPAVDPVRLPPEERGRMVGGVGTSGRGSSDETYCLRPMRDGDDPRDIYWRKSAVLGQTVLRERARETRPDTRLVVNNIRPKDTDDQFSARFEKHIREIASRAVAHIKRGDGVIVRTTVGEESRGDRNIGADRILRFLALLDAVDEASLPERQKGSSARKNSELAGGST; this is encoded by the coding sequence ATGGCAGCGGACCGGATGCAGGTCGAAGCGGTCGCTGGGCGAACTGGCACTCCCGTACGACGCGTAGCGCCACCTCGTCACGAGCCGCCCGCTGCGCAGCCTCCCAAAGAAGACCCGACCGCGCCAAAGCGTCCGTGGCTCCATCGTTTCGTGCGCTCGCTGTTCACGTGGAAAGCGCCACGCAAATTAAAGTTCACGCGTGAAGGAAAATATTACGTCGGCATAACATTGGGCGTCGGGTTTGCCGCGATAAACACCGGCAACAACCTGCTCTACTTGCTGCTCGGCATGCTGGTGTCGCTCATGCTGGTGTCGGGCGTGATGAGCGAGCTGTCGCTGCGCGATCTGACGGTGACGAGACGCCTGCCGACGCGTGCGCAAGTGGGCCGGGCGCACCTTGTGGAGATCGAGGTCTACAACCACAAGAAACGCGTTCCGTCGTACGCGATCGAGGTGGAGGACTTGCGTGCGGGACAACCCGCGGACAAACGCTGCTTCTTCCTCAAGATCAGCCCTTCCAGTGCGCAGGTCGCCGCGTACAGACGCACGCCCGCAAGGCGTGGGCGCGACAGGCACACGGGCTTTCGCATCGCGACACGTTTCCCGTTCGGCCTGTTCGAAAAATCGCGCGAAGTAAGCTCCGACGGTGAGCTCGTGATTTATCCGGCAGTCGATCCCGTTCGGCTGCCCCCGGAAGAACGTGGACGCATGGTCGGTGGCGTCGGCACGTCGGGACGTGGTTCGAGCGATGAAACGTACTGCCTTCGTCCGATGCGCGACGGAGACGATCCGCGCGACATTTACTGGCGCAAGAGCGCGGTCCTCGGACAAACCGTCCTGCGTGAACGAGCGCGCGAGACGCGCCCCGACACGCGGCTCGTCGTCAACAACATCCGTCCCAAGGACACCGACGATCAGTTTTCCGCTCGCTTCGAGAAGCACATTCGCGAGATCGCATCGCGCGCCGTCGCGCACATCAAACGCGGCGACGGCGTCATCGTGCGCACGACGGTCGGCGAGGAGAGCCGCGGCGATCGCAACATCGGAGCCGACCGCATCCTGCGATTTCTCGCGCTGCTCGATGCCGTGGACGAAGCGAGTTTGCCCGAGCGCCAAAAGGGGTCATCAGCCAGGAAAAACTCCGAGCTTGCGGGAGGATCGACATGA
- a CDS encoding MoxR family ATPase, with translation MTSALSIARESTPVLQELRSSVESALEGKPDAVELALIALLGRGHVLIEDVPGVGKTTLARALSKAVGGELRRVQFTSDLLPSDVLGVSVYDQRSGQFQFRQGPIFANVLLADEINRASPRTQSALLEAMNEGQVSIDGVTSNLPEPFFVLATQNPQDFAGTFPLPESQLDRFMVRIRLGYPPAHVEMRLFAQGGDGDRIRGVKQVLDPEQLLALQREVDKIELDTSLATYLQAVLAATRASPTLSLGASPRAGMNLARAARSRAMLHGRTYCIADDIHDLTVPVLAHRIRLAAHAEGYMPSRDECENAVRDIVARVPVPL, from the coding sequence ATGACGTCGGCGCTCTCGATCGCGCGGGAGTCAACGCCTGTGCTCCAGGAGCTCCGCTCCTCGGTCGAATCTGCTCTCGAAGGAAAGCCCGATGCGGTGGAGCTTGCGCTCATCGCTCTTCTGGGCCGAGGGCATGTGCTCATCGAGGACGTTCCTGGTGTAGGGAAAACGACACTCGCGCGCGCACTGTCCAAGGCCGTCGGAGGTGAGCTCCGGCGGGTGCAGTTCACGAGCGATCTGCTCCCGAGCGACGTGCTGGGCGTGAGTGTGTACGACCAGCGGTCGGGGCAGTTTCAGTTCCGTCAGGGCCCGATTTTCGCCAACGTGCTGCTCGCCGACGAGATCAACCGCGCAAGTCCTCGCACGCAGTCCGCGCTGCTCGAAGCGATGAACGAAGGTCAGGTGTCGATCGACGGCGTGACGTCGAACCTGCCCGAGCCATTTTTCGTGCTTGCGACGCAGAATCCGCAAGATTTCGCGGGCACATTTCCGCTCCCCGAATCGCAACTCGATCGCTTCATGGTGCGCATTCGCCTCGGGTATCCGCCGGCGCACGTGGAGATGCGGCTGTTTGCCCAAGGCGGCGATGGCGATCGCATCCGCGGCGTGAAACAGGTGCTCGATCCGGAGCAACTGCTCGCACTTCAGCGCGAAGTCGACAAGATCGAGCTCGACACGTCGCTCGCTACGTACTTGCAGGCGGTGCTTGCCGCGACGCGTGCGAGCCCGACGTTGTCGCTCGGTGCGTCGCCGCGGGCCGGCATGAACCTCGCTCGCGCAGCGCGAAGTCGCGCAATGTTGCACGGACGAACCTACTGCATTGCCGATGACATCCACGATCTCACGGTGCCTGTTTTGGCCCACCGCATTCGCCTCGCAGCGCACGCCGAGGGGTACATGCCGAGCCGTGACGAGTGTGAGAACGCAGTGCGAGACATCGTTGCGCGGGTGCCGGTCCCGCTGTGA
- a CDS encoding decaprenyl-phosphate phosphoribosyltransferase, translating into MQVAENTDGAESPSSSQTPASEPAPLLPPAREGSVFWRIRGMVRTIRPHQWVKNAFVLAPVVFAKHLTHPSIIKSAIGAFGVFCLVAGAIYTLNDIVDEKADKVHPVKRHRPIASGQVPVPLAKAMLVALLIVAFGGAMLGPPKFIAVTAGYFVLNIAYSFGLKKIAYLDVGCIALGFVLRVLAGGFATGTPISGYMVACTALLALFLGFGKRRHELAGANASKQRAALEAYSPRVLTFALAATGIATIVTYFAYTLDHATQRFFQNPYLWATTIHPLFGVIRFLQLVVSRPKSESPTQEILRDVPFMMNIVIWIIEVVFIVYRLRPS; encoded by the coding sequence ATGCAAGTCGCCGAAAACACGGATGGCGCAGAGAGCCCCTCTTCCAGCCAAACGCCTGCATCCGAACCCGCACCCCTCTTGCCCCCCGCGCGTGAGGGAAGCGTCTTTTGGCGCATTCGCGGAATGGTGCGCACCATTCGGCCGCACCAATGGGTGAAGAACGCTTTCGTTCTGGCACCCGTCGTCTTCGCCAAGCACCTCACCCACCCGTCGATCATCAAGAGCGCGATCGGTGCCTTCGGTGTTTTTTGCTTGGTGGCCGGCGCGATCTACACGCTGAACGACATCGTCGACGAAAAGGCGGACAAGGTTCATCCGGTCAAACGCCATCGTCCGATCGCGAGCGGACAGGTGCCCGTGCCTTTGGCCAAAGCCATGCTCGTCGCGCTGCTCATCGTCGCGTTCGGCGGAGCGATGCTTGGACCTCCAAAGTTCATCGCCGTCACCGCAGGCTATTTCGTTCTCAACATCGCCTATTCGTTTGGCCTCAAAAAGATCGCCTACCTCGATGTCGGCTGTATCGCGCTGGGTTTCGTTCTTCGCGTGCTGGCCGGAGGGTTTGCCACGGGCACGCCCATCTCTGGCTACATGGTCGCGTGCACGGCCCTTTTGGCGCTGTTCCTCGGCTTCGGAAAACGCCGGCACGAGCTTGCCGGGGCCAACGCGAGCAAACAACGCGCAGCGCTCGAAGCCTACTCCCCTCGCGTGCTCACATTCGCGCTCGCGGCCACGGGCATCGCCACGATCGTCACGTACTTCGCCTACACGCTCGATCACGCCACGCAAAGGTTTTTCCAAAACCCATATCTCTGGGCCACGACGATCCATCCTCTCTTCGGCGTCATCCGCTTCTTGCAGCTCGTCGTGAGCCGTCCCAAATCGGAGAGCCCCACGCAGGAAATCCTGCGTGACGTGCCCTTCATGATGAACATCGTCATCTGGATCATCGAAGTCGTGTTCATCGTGTACCGCTTGAGGCCTTCCTGA